One genomic segment of Streptomyces sp. NBC_00239 includes these proteins:
- a CDS encoding SpoIIE family protein phosphatase has product MASRRDAEEPSAGPIWSEPGSLLGHVAVAVFGIDGDGRLCFWGPGAQELFGHSAQDVLGRPAGMLFPEPEASVRLAERARTLGYWRVRMPGRHRDGTVFDCGFRVFPVSGPADPTGGTAPTAPPAPAVPTGGTAPSAPAGPPTGPPPDTGRSVVMGLASRGDELDRVKTNLVFLDSLFETCPIGLVMIDEELRYVHLNQALADMDGIPLADHIGRRMDEIMLTRDEGEYLRMLRGVIEGGPPVVGTLVGLRTPGHPDRDQVRSVSFFPLSGAGDTRRGAGGLLLDVTDREQAILEATAARRRLELLDQAAGRIGTSLDVNVTARELVDAVVPDFCDGAVVELVQWADESADFDPQLPVVTRRIAAGTTLPPPAPELVSGLQGPVTYPPGSSIHEMLRTGRPLCFPVDRDFVTRTVVHQERAQLLLDSGLACILIAPLVARGRVQGITMFGRSAARPAFAEPDLRLAGELASRAALCLDNARLYSHVQDIALTLQRALLPSAPATSPHLEIAHRYLPGSRLTEVGGDWYDVIALPHDRIALVVGDVMGHGVPAAAAMGRLRITAKTLARHTTAPEELLAELDWCAQEAGIELATCAYLVYDPRTGRARLGNAGHPPPLLRYADGSVDTLGEVLGVPLGVGGVPFRSAETALPDGAVLALYTDGLIEVRGRDLEAGLAALRRALAEEPGRPGSLDEAADRILARLLPDAPTDDTVLLLARVHRP; this is encoded by the coding sequence ATGGCATCGCGGCGAGACGCGGAGGAGCCGTCGGCCGGGCCGATATGGTCCGAGCCGGGTTCCCTGCTGGGGCACGTCGCCGTCGCCGTCTTCGGCATCGACGGGGACGGCCGGCTGTGTTTCTGGGGCCCGGGGGCCCAGGAACTGTTCGGTCACTCCGCGCAGGACGTGCTGGGGCGGCCCGCCGGCATGCTCTTCCCCGAGCCGGAGGCATCCGTACGGCTGGCGGAACGGGCCCGAACCCTCGGCTACTGGCGGGTACGCATGCCCGGCCGGCACCGCGACGGCACCGTGTTCGACTGCGGCTTCCGGGTCTTCCCGGTGAGCGGCCCGGCCGACCCGACGGGCGGGACCGCTCCGACCGCTCCGCCCGCCCCGGCCGTCCCCACGGGCGGGACCGCCCCGAGCGCCCCGGCCGGCCCCCCGACCGGCCCGCCCCCCGACACCGGCCGCTCCGTGGTGATGGGCCTCGCCAGCCGCGGCGACGAGCTCGACCGCGTCAAGACGAACCTCGTCTTCCTCGACTCCCTCTTCGAAACCTGCCCGATCGGCCTGGTGATGATCGACGAGGAGCTCCGGTACGTCCACCTCAACCAGGCCCTCGCCGACATGGACGGCATCCCCCTGGCGGACCACATCGGCCGCCGGATGGACGAGATCATGCTGACCCGCGACGAAGGCGAGTACCTGCGCATGCTGCGCGGCGTCATCGAAGGCGGCCCGCCCGTGGTCGGCACCCTGGTCGGCCTGCGCACGCCCGGCCACCCCGACCGCGACCAGGTGCGTTCCGTCAGCTTCTTCCCGCTCAGCGGAGCCGGCGACACTCGGCGCGGCGCCGGCGGCCTGCTGCTCGACGTGACCGACCGCGAGCAGGCCATCCTGGAGGCCACCGCGGCCCGCCGCCGCCTGGAACTCCTGGACCAGGCGGCCGGCCGCATCGGCACCTCCCTCGACGTGAACGTCACCGCCCGCGAACTGGTCGACGCGGTGGTGCCGGACTTCTGTGACGGCGCCGTCGTGGAACTCGTCCAGTGGGCGGACGAATCGGCGGACTTCGACCCGCAGCTGCCCGTCGTCACCCGGCGCATCGCGGCCGGAACCACGCTCCCCCCGCCCGCCCCCGAGCTGGTCAGCGGCCTACAGGGCCCGGTGACGTACCCGCCGGGCTCCAGCATCCACGAGATGCTCCGCACCGGCCGCCCGCTGTGCTTCCCCGTCGACCGCGACTTCGTCACCCGTACCGTCGTGCACCAGGAGCGCGCCCAACTGCTCCTCGACAGCGGACTGGCCTGCATCCTCATCGCCCCGCTGGTGGCCCGCGGCCGGGTCCAGGGCATCACCATGTTCGGCCGCTCCGCCGCCCGCCCCGCCTTCGCCGAGCCCGACCTCCGCCTCGCCGGTGAACTCGCCTCGCGCGCCGCCCTGTGCCTGGACAACGCCCGCCTCTACAGCCACGTCCAGGACATCGCCCTCACCCTCCAGCGGGCCCTGCTGCCCAGCGCCCCCGCGACCAGCCCCCACCTGGAGATCGCCCACCGCTACCTGCCCGGCAGCCGGCTCACCGAGGTCGGCGGCGACTGGTACGACGTGATCGCCCTGCCCCACGACCGGATCGCCCTCGTCGTCGGCGACGTCATGGGCCACGGCGTCCCCGCGGCAGCCGCCATGGGCCGGCTCCGCATCACCGCAAAGACCCTCGCCCGGCACACCACGGCCCCCGAGGAACTGCTCGCCGAGCTCGACTGGTGCGCCCAGGAAGCGGGCATCGAACTGGCGACCTGCGCGTACCTCGTCTACGACCCGCGCACCGGCCGCGCCCGCCTCGGCAACGCGGGCCACCCGCCGCCACTGCTGCGGTACGCGGACGGATCCGTCGACACCCTGGGCGAGGTACTGGGGGTTCCCCTGGGGGTGGGCGGCGTGCCCTTCCGCTCGGCGGAGACCGCACTCCCCGACGGCGCCGTACTCGCCCTCTACACCGACGGCCTCATCGAGGTCCGGGGCCGGGACCTCGAAGCGGGTCTGGCCGCGCTGCGCCGGGCGCTCGCCGAGGAGCCCGGCCGCCCCGGCTCGCTGGACGAGGCCGCCGACCGGATCCTGGCCCGCCTGCTGCCGGACGCCCCTACCGACGACACGGTGCTGCTCCTGGCCCGCGTCCACCGGCCGTGA
- a CDS encoding S1 family peptidase, translating into MSTNPSGRRAGRLASIGLAAGAALALVASAATSAVAQGASDPEPKKPGALIIGGVELPDNAYPWMAAILSKGSGSPVQRQFCGGSLISRNVILTAAHCMTGEKAKGLEVTVGRTLLSKKNQGQLRSVRSITIHPRYAKGEEAYDLAVLELAKPVTDIAPVKLPTLGTDALLRPGHKATVIGWGNTNTEVTNYPDRLRGVQVPLVSHAECKATNREYDKSVNICAGVEGKDSCQGDSGGPLFRKVAGRTYQIGIVSYGEGCAEQGAPGVYASTSSAKLWRTFGESSEGRRMLNLLGR; encoded by the coding sequence ATGAGCACGAACCCGTCCGGCCGTCGCGCCGGCCGACTCGCATCCATAGGCCTGGCGGCGGGCGCCGCCCTGGCGCTCGTCGCCTCGGCGGCCACCTCGGCCGTGGCGCAGGGCGCCTCCGACCCGGAGCCGAAGAAGCCGGGCGCCCTCATCATCGGCGGCGTCGAGCTGCCCGACAACGCGTACCCGTGGATGGCCGCGATCCTGAGCAAGGGCTCGGGCAGCCCCGTGCAGCGGCAGTTCTGCGGCGGCAGCCTCATCAGCAGGAACGTCATCCTCACCGCCGCGCACTGCATGACGGGCGAGAAGGCCAAGGGCCTCGAAGTCACCGTCGGCAGGACCCTGCTGAGCAAGAAGAACCAGGGCCAGCTCCGCTCGGTCCGCAGCATCACCATTCACCCCCGCTACGCGAAGGGCGAGGAGGCGTACGACCTGGCCGTCCTGGAACTGGCCAAGCCGGTCACCGACATCGCCCCCGTCAAGCTGCCGACGCTCGGCACCGACGCCCTGCTCCGGCCCGGCCACAAGGCCACGGTCATCGGCTGGGGCAACACGAACACCGAGGTGACCAACTACCCGGACCGGCTGCGCGGGGTGCAGGTCCCGCTGGTGTCGCACGCCGAGTGCAAGGCGACGAACCGCGAGTACGACAAGTCCGTCAACATCTGCGCGGGTGTCGAGGGCAAGGACTCCTGCCAGGGCGACAGCGGCGGCCCGCTCTTCCGGAAGGTCGCCGGCCGCACGTACCAGATCGGCATCGTCTCCTACGGTGAAGGCTGCGCGGAGCAGGGCGCCCCGGGCGTCTACGCCTCCACCAGCTCCGCGAAGCTGTGGCGCACCTTCGGCGAGTCCTCCGAGGGCCGTCGCATGCTGAACCTGCTGGGTCGCTGA